In Notamacropus eugenii isolate mMacEug1 chromosome 1, mMacEug1.pri_v2, whole genome shotgun sequence, one genomic interval encodes:
- the PPM1B gene encoding protein phosphatase 1B isoform X4, which produces MRFRDSVLNMGAFLDKPKTEKHNAHGAGNGLRYGLSSMQGWRVEMEDAHTAVVGIPHGLENWSFFAVYDGHAGSRVANYCSTHLLEHITNNEDFRAAEKPGSALEPSVENVKSGIRTGFLKIDEYMRNFSDLRNGMDRSGSTAVGVMISPEHIYFINCGDSRAVLYRSGQVCFSTQDHKPCNPREKERIQNAGGSVMIQRVNGSLAVSRALGDYDYKCVDGKGPTEQLVSPEPEVYEILRAEEDEFIILACDGIWDVMSNEELCEFVKSRLEVSDDLENVCNWVVDTCLHKGSRDNMSIVLVCFSNAPKVSDEAVKKDSDLDKHLESRVEEIMEKSGEEGMPDLTHVMRILSAENIPNLPPGGGLAGKRNIIEAVYNRLNPHRENDGFVY; this is translated from the exons atTCAGTTCTAAACATGGGTGCATTTTTGGACAAACCTAAAACGGAGAAACACAATGCTCACGGTGCTGGGAATGGTTTGCGTTATGGCCTAAGCAGCATGCAAGGATGGAGAGTAGAAATGGAAGATGCTCACACAGCAGTTGTAGGAATTCCTCATGGCTTGGAAAACTGGTCATTTTTTGCTGTTTATGATGGTCATGCTGGATCTCGAGTGGCAAATTACTGCTCAACACACTTATTAGAACATATTACTAATAATGAAGATTTTAGGGCAGCAGAAAAACCTGGATCTGCTCTTGAACCTTCAGTGGAAAATGTTAAGAGCGGAATCAGAACTGGCTTCTTGAAAATTGATGAATACATGCGTAACTTTTCAGATCTCAGAAATGGGATGGACAGGAGTGGCTCAACTGCAGTGGGAGTTATGATTTCACCTGAACATATCTACTTTATCAACTGTGGAGATTCACGTGCTGTCCTTTATAGGAGTGGACAAGTCTGCTTTTCAACCCAGGATCACAAACCTTGCAATCCAAGGGAGAAAGAGCGAATCCAAAATGCAGGAGGCAGTGTAATGATACAGCGTGTAAATGGTTCATTAGCAGTTTCTCGAGCTCTGGGGGACTATGATTACAAATGTGTGGATGGCAAAGGCCCTACGGAACAACTTGTTTCTCCAGAGCCTGAGGTTTATGAAATTTTAAGAGCAGAAGAGGATGAATTTATCATCTTGGCTTGTGATGGAATCTGGGATGTTATGAGCAATGAGGAGCTCTGTGAATTTGTTAAATCTAGGCTTGAGGTGTCTGACGACCTGGAAAACGTGTGCAATTGGGTTGTGGACACTTGTTTACATAAG GGAAGTCGAGATAACATGAGTATTGTGCTAGTTTGTTTTTCAAATGCTCCTAAGGTCTCAGATGAAGCAGTGAAAAAAGATTCAGACTTGGATAAGCACTTGGAATCACGGGTTGAAG AAATTATGGAGAAGTCTGGTGAGGAAGGAATGCCTGATCTTACCCATGTCATGCGCATATTGTCTGCAGAAAATATCCCTAATTTACCTCCAGGGGGAGGTCTTGCTGGCAA GCGCAATATTATTGAGGCTGTTTATAATAGACTAAATCCACATAGAGAGAATGATGGG
- the PPM1B gene encoding protein phosphatase 1B isoform X5, producing the protein MGAFLDKPKTEKHNAHGAGNGLRYGLSSMQGWRVEMEDAHTAVVGIPHGLENWSFFAVYDGHAGSRVANYCSTHLLEHITNNEDFRAAEKPGSALEPSVENVKSGIRTGFLKIDEYMRNFSDLRNGMDRSGSTAVGVMISPEHIYFINCGDSRAVLYRSGQVCFSTQDHKPCNPREKERIQNAGGSVMIQRVNGSLAVSRALGDYDYKCVDGKGPTEQLVSPEPEVYEILRAEEDEFIILACDGIWDVMSNEELCEFVKSRLEVSDDLENVCNWVVDTCLHKGSRDNMSIVLVCFSNAPKVSDEAVKKDSDLDKHLESRVEEIMEKSGEEGMPDLTHVMRILSAENIPNLPPGGGLAGKRNIIEAVYNRLNPHRENDGGAGDLEDPW; encoded by the exons ATGGGTGCATTTTTGGACAAACCTAAAACGGAGAAACACAATGCTCACGGTGCTGGGAATGGTTTGCGTTATGGCCTAAGCAGCATGCAAGGATGGAGAGTAGAAATGGAAGATGCTCACACAGCAGTTGTAGGAATTCCTCATGGCTTGGAAAACTGGTCATTTTTTGCTGTTTATGATGGTCATGCTGGATCTCGAGTGGCAAATTACTGCTCAACACACTTATTAGAACATATTACTAATAATGAAGATTTTAGGGCAGCAGAAAAACCTGGATCTGCTCTTGAACCTTCAGTGGAAAATGTTAAGAGCGGAATCAGAACTGGCTTCTTGAAAATTGATGAATACATGCGTAACTTTTCAGATCTCAGAAATGGGATGGACAGGAGTGGCTCAACTGCAGTGGGAGTTATGATTTCACCTGAACATATCTACTTTATCAACTGTGGAGATTCACGTGCTGTCCTTTATAGGAGTGGACAAGTCTGCTTTTCAACCCAGGATCACAAACCTTGCAATCCAAGGGAGAAAGAGCGAATCCAAAATGCAGGAGGCAGTGTAATGATACAGCGTGTAAATGGTTCATTAGCAGTTTCTCGAGCTCTGGGGGACTATGATTACAAATGTGTGGATGGCAAAGGCCCTACGGAACAACTTGTTTCTCCAGAGCCTGAGGTTTATGAAATTTTAAGAGCAGAAGAGGATGAATTTATCATCTTGGCTTGTGATGGAATCTGGGATGTTATGAGCAATGAGGAGCTCTGTGAATTTGTTAAATCTAGGCTTGAGGTGTCTGACGACCTGGAAAACGTGTGCAATTGGGTTGTGGACACTTGTTTACATAAG GGAAGTCGAGATAACATGAGTATTGTGCTAGTTTGTTTTTCAAATGCTCCTAAGGTCTCAGATGAAGCAGTGAAAAAAGATTCAGACTTGGATAAGCACTTGGAATCACGGGTTGAAG AAATTATGGAGAAGTCTGGTGAGGAAGGAATGCCTGATCTTACCCATGTCATGCGCATATTGTCTGCAGAAAATATCCCTAATTTACCTCCAGGGGGAGGTCTTGCTGGCAA GCGCAATATTATTGAGGCTGTTTATAATAGACTAAATCCACATAGAGAGAATGATGGG
- the PPM1B gene encoding protein phosphatase 1B isoform X3 — protein sequence MRFRDSVLNMGAFLDKPKTEKHNAHGAGNGLRYGLSSMQGWRVEMEDAHTAVVGIPHGLENWSFFAVYDGHAGSRVANYCSTHLLEHITNNEDFRAAEKPGSALEPSVENVKSGIRTGFLKIDEYMRNFSDLRNGMDRSGSTAVGVMISPEHIYFINCGDSRAVLYRSGQVCFSTQDHKPCNPREKERIQNAGGSVMIQRVNGSLAVSRALGDYDYKCVDGKGPTEQLVSPEPEVYEILRAEEDEFIILACDGIWDVMSNEELCEFVKSRLEVSDDLENVCNWVVDTCLHKGSRDNMSIVLVCFSNAPKVSDEAVKKDSDLDKHLESRVEEIMEKSGEEGMPDLTHVMRILSAENIPNLPPGGGLAGKRNIIEAVYNRLNPHRENDGGAGDLEDPW from the exons atTCAGTTCTAAACATGGGTGCATTTTTGGACAAACCTAAAACGGAGAAACACAATGCTCACGGTGCTGGGAATGGTTTGCGTTATGGCCTAAGCAGCATGCAAGGATGGAGAGTAGAAATGGAAGATGCTCACACAGCAGTTGTAGGAATTCCTCATGGCTTGGAAAACTGGTCATTTTTTGCTGTTTATGATGGTCATGCTGGATCTCGAGTGGCAAATTACTGCTCAACACACTTATTAGAACATATTACTAATAATGAAGATTTTAGGGCAGCAGAAAAACCTGGATCTGCTCTTGAACCTTCAGTGGAAAATGTTAAGAGCGGAATCAGAACTGGCTTCTTGAAAATTGATGAATACATGCGTAACTTTTCAGATCTCAGAAATGGGATGGACAGGAGTGGCTCAACTGCAGTGGGAGTTATGATTTCACCTGAACATATCTACTTTATCAACTGTGGAGATTCACGTGCTGTCCTTTATAGGAGTGGACAAGTCTGCTTTTCAACCCAGGATCACAAACCTTGCAATCCAAGGGAGAAAGAGCGAATCCAAAATGCAGGAGGCAGTGTAATGATACAGCGTGTAAATGGTTCATTAGCAGTTTCTCGAGCTCTGGGGGACTATGATTACAAATGTGTGGATGGCAAAGGCCCTACGGAACAACTTGTTTCTCCAGAGCCTGAGGTTTATGAAATTTTAAGAGCAGAAGAGGATGAATTTATCATCTTGGCTTGTGATGGAATCTGGGATGTTATGAGCAATGAGGAGCTCTGTGAATTTGTTAAATCTAGGCTTGAGGTGTCTGACGACCTGGAAAACGTGTGCAATTGGGTTGTGGACACTTGTTTACATAAG GGAAGTCGAGATAACATGAGTATTGTGCTAGTTTGTTTTTCAAATGCTCCTAAGGTCTCAGATGAAGCAGTGAAAAAAGATTCAGACTTGGATAAGCACTTGGAATCACGGGTTGAAG AAATTATGGAGAAGTCTGGTGAGGAAGGAATGCCTGATCTTACCCATGTCATGCGCATATTGTCTGCAGAAAATATCCCTAATTTACCTCCAGGGGGAGGTCTTGCTGGCAA GCGCAATATTATTGAGGCTGTTTATAATAGACTAAATCCACATAGAGAGAATGATGGG